A window of the Phalacrocorax aristotelis chromosome 9, bGulAri2.1, whole genome shotgun sequence genome harbors these coding sequences:
- the LOC142062101 gene encoding SERTA domain-containing protein 2-like isoform X1: MQNPESSCLGAFLFSKGNYLFMLGRGLKRKLSDYEENMAGLSSAFDSSRNLPYPLKRQLVLNMCLTKLQTYKMLVEPNLHRSVLIANTVRQIQDEMRQESNQQPVNVCPGITPSSHSYTGMESSGISLQLPSGISQQESNCCDLRPVEDPIENSLLIVSDDDMSSAISSILKDLDFVEDISPPTCLVPTGDDQPKFPENSGLKLEDDRQDLKAAECVFGSFEISNSTSYLKDLAIDDIFEDIDTSMYDSDFCCPPLMPPRPPSLATEEPLKTFPSCNSSSANNIQICRTDLSELDHIMEILVGS; encoded by the exons ATGCAAAATCCAGAATCTTCCTGCCTGGGCgcctttctgttttctaaggGTAACTACTT GTTCATGTTGGGGAGAGGTCTAAAACGCAAGCTGAGTGACTATGAGGAGAACATGGCTGGTCTCTCGAGTGCCTTTGATTCCAGTCGAAATCTGCCATATCCGCTTAAGAGGCAGTTGGTGCTTAATATGTGCCTCACCAAGTTACAGACGTACAAAATGCTGGTGGAACCGAACTTGCACCGCTCTGTCCTCATAGCCAACACAGTACGGCAAATTCAAGACGAAATGAGACAAGAGAGTAATCAGCAGCCAGTTAATGTCTGCCCTGGCATTACTCCTAGTTCTCACAGCTACACAGGGATGGAGTCATCTGGGATTTCTCTTCAGTTGCCTTCAGGTATTAGTCAGCAAGAGTCTAACTGTTGCGACTTGCGGCCTGTAGAAGACCCAATTGAAAATAGCCTGCTGATAGTTTCAGATGATGATATGTCATCTGCTATCTCGTCTATTCTGAAGGATTTAGACTTTGTAGAAGATATAAGCCCACCTACTTGTCTGGTTCCTACTGGAGATGACCAGCCAAAGTTTCCAGAAAATTCTGGTCTAAAACTAGAAGATGATAGACAGGATTTGAAGGCAGCTGAATGTGTGTTTGGTTCCTTTGAGATTTCAAATTCAACTAGTTACTTGAAGGATTTGGCAATAGATGACATTTTTGAAGATATTGACACTTCAATGTATGATTCAGACTTTTGTTGCCCTCCGCTGATGCCGCCCAGACCACCATCTCTTGCTACAGAAGAACCATTGAAAACCTTTCCATCTTGTAATTCTTCTTCAGCAAACAACATTCAGATCTGTAGAACAGATCTGAGTGAGTTGGACCACATCATGGAGATTCTGGTTGGATCCTGA
- the LOC142062101 gene encoding SERTA domain-containing protein 2-like isoform X2 — MLGRGLKRKLSDYEENMAGLSSAFDSSRNLPYPLKRQLVLNMCLTKLQTYKMLVEPNLHRSVLIANTVRQIQDEMRQESNQQPVNVCPGITPSSHSYTGMESSGISLQLPSGISQQESNCCDLRPVEDPIENSLLIVSDDDMSSAISSILKDLDFVEDISPPTCLVPTGDDQPKFPENSGLKLEDDRQDLKAAECVFGSFEISNSTSYLKDLAIDDIFEDIDTSMYDSDFCCPPLMPPRPPSLATEEPLKTFPSCNSSSANNIQICRTDLSELDHIMEILVGS, encoded by the coding sequence ATGTTGGGGAGAGGTCTAAAACGCAAGCTGAGTGACTATGAGGAGAACATGGCTGGTCTCTCGAGTGCCTTTGATTCCAGTCGAAATCTGCCATATCCGCTTAAGAGGCAGTTGGTGCTTAATATGTGCCTCACCAAGTTACAGACGTACAAAATGCTGGTGGAACCGAACTTGCACCGCTCTGTCCTCATAGCCAACACAGTACGGCAAATTCAAGACGAAATGAGACAAGAGAGTAATCAGCAGCCAGTTAATGTCTGCCCTGGCATTACTCCTAGTTCTCACAGCTACACAGGGATGGAGTCATCTGGGATTTCTCTTCAGTTGCCTTCAGGTATTAGTCAGCAAGAGTCTAACTGTTGCGACTTGCGGCCTGTAGAAGACCCAATTGAAAATAGCCTGCTGATAGTTTCAGATGATGATATGTCATCTGCTATCTCGTCTATTCTGAAGGATTTAGACTTTGTAGAAGATATAAGCCCACCTACTTGTCTGGTTCCTACTGGAGATGACCAGCCAAAGTTTCCAGAAAATTCTGGTCTAAAACTAGAAGATGATAGACAGGATTTGAAGGCAGCTGAATGTGTGTTTGGTTCCTTTGAGATTTCAAATTCAACTAGTTACTTGAAGGATTTGGCAATAGATGACATTTTTGAAGATATTGACACTTCAATGTATGATTCAGACTTTTGTTGCCCTCCGCTGATGCCGCCCAGACCACCATCTCTTGCTACAGAAGAACCATTGAAAACCTTTCCATCTTGTAATTCTTCTTCAGCAAACAACATTCAGATCTGTAGAACAGATCTGAGTGAGTTGGACCACATCATGGAGATTCTGGTTGGATCCTGA
- the CDCA4 gene encoding cell division cycle-associated protein 4, producing MGEEEGLHQTQLLDTMFVRGLKRKCFDGEEDIEGTLAGIKAIPSYNLQRQSLLDMSLVKLQLCHMLVEPNLCRSVLIANTVRQIQEEMTQDGTWQMINTQSTGQASLDRLVSTDILCRSSREQAEGKHVPGYSTFNKDFEGDQAEDSSGTMSTASSAQAPRNLQSNVWEMENPQENKGNFQKSLDQIFETLENKSPNSVEDLFSEVDNSYYDLDTMLTGMMSTTKMGHCDGLETFSSPTTTTSNSNCKSDLNELDHIVEILVES from the exons atgggagaagaggaaggactACATCAAACACAATTACTG gaCACAATGTTTGTGCGAGgattaaagagaaaatgttttgatgGTGAAGAAGATATTGAAGGAACTCTGGCTGGTATTAAGGCTATTCCTTCATATAATCTTCAGCGGCAGTCACTTTTAGATATGTCCTTGGTTAAACTTCAGCTGTGTCACATGTTGGTTGAGCCTAACCTTTGTCGTTCAGTACTTATAGCCAACACGGTACGGCAGATCCAAGAGGAAATGACTCAGGATGGGACTTGGCAGATGATAAATACCCAGAGTACAGGGCAGGCATCCCTGGATCGTCTTGTTTCAACAGATATCCTCTGTCGTTCATCTAGGGAACAAGCTGAGGGGAAGCATGTTCCAGGCTACAGTACTTTCAATAAAGACTTTGAGGGTGATCAGGCAGAAGATAGTTCAGGAACTATGTCAACAGCCTCTTCAGCACAAGCTCCAAGAAACCTGCAGAGCAATGTGTGGGAAATGGAGAACccacaagaaaataaaggaaactttCAAAAATCATTAGATCAAATATTTGAGACACTGGAGAATAAAAGTCCTAATTCTGTTGAAGATCTGTTTTCAGAAGTTGACAATTCTTACTATGATCTTGATACTATGTTAACAGGCATGATGAGCACCACAAAAATGGGACACTGTGATGGGCTTGAAACGTTTTCTTCTCCAACAACTACAACTTCTAACTCTAATTGTAAATCTGATCTTAATGAGCTTGATCATATTGTGGAAATCCTTGTCGAATCCTGA